DNA from Clupea harengus chromosome 2, Ch_v2.0.2, whole genome shotgun sequence:
CCAAGATCAGAGTGAAGAGACCTGCAAAGACAACACAGGTCAGAATGTCTGTGCTCACACATGAAGACCTCACAAACATACTCCTACTGCAGTtacccaaacacactgaaacaaaaaTCACATTATGTTCACGATGTATCACAAAATGTTCACATTACGGCAAGATCTAGTTGGTACTATTTCTAATACCAAATCCTGTAATTCAGGGCATTACCACCAAGTAAACTCAAAGATGGATGCAGCAATATAGTGAATTGCATATAATGTGTCAAAAAGGACATTGAAACGCAGTTCTTGGACGTAtagaaaaaaattataattaccAGAAGTAGAAGACAAAATGTTCACAATGGCGACCTCTGTTTCTGAGAGCGCTTGTTGATAAGAAAAGTTGGCTAGAAACCACTGTAAAAATTTGAGAGGGAGGAAAATTAGATGTGAACAGATGCAAGTAAAGATGAAGACATGCAAAGAAAGACTTGAAAATCAGagtaaaacattaaaacaagtTTCCCCACAAGGCAAATCCATCACTGAGCAGTTAAACTGTAGCGATAATTAACCAAAACACAGTACATGCGATCACCTTGTTTTATGGGGTACAACGCGGGATTGGAGATTGTTGGCTGATGTTGGtagacaacttcaagttccatTGTATTGTAGTGACTGCTAtaagaccagacatggtgttgtattctgagtaagagcgcattgtttttttttttagttaaaaaatccctttgaagatgcgatcGAGGAAgaatttgaaaggaagaagctaaactGGAAGCGGAAGCGAGGCAacaaggttggcaagcacacacaagaccagtggagataggtgttagaggctttgaagctaaaatcaaccacaacactacTTGGAATATGGTTTTTGAGGATGATCACTCAAAGGAGCtgtaaaggagttgtctgaggctgagAGGGAAACTACTTGGGGTGGTGAATTAATctgaactaaaactgagatAAGTGAAATCTTGTCAAAGTGTATCTcctgaggtgtatctgttgatGTCTCCGGTAGTGGCATGTGTTCTAACCCATCATGTGTATGGATTGGACGCTGTGGGAAGtgcccaaccaatagcacaacaAATTTTACTTctgttcctgtgtataactaaaattacACGATTAGATTTGGAATATGCATTGCACCGCTTAACATGTTTGATACTACAACACTATTCGAGATGCTTACAGACACGTACACCGACAACtcaccacaaagcagacaaagaAGCTGATTTTAGCCACTTCAGACACAGTCAGTTTGCCGGCAGTCTTGAGCAGAGACTCCTGGTCCTTGCAGGCAGTGTAGGACATGCGTGAGAATTTGGCCTCCAGCGCCTGGGTTGGGGGAAGCTGTCGCACCTCCATGATGTTGCTGAAGCGGACTCTCTGCTTCTTGGGGACTTGGGCTGATGAACAATGACAGGAAGTGGACTAAATATTTCCCCAAAGACCAAACCCTCTCCATCTTCATTGTACTTTGAATTATATTGCTTTGTTGCAGGTCTTAAACCTGACAGAGGAAGTCCTATGTCGTAGATTGATCAACACACAACTTTCCCTTGCACTTAATACAGCTAATTCCTAATACGATCAAATAATTTCTCCAAACCAGTCTTCATCTACTCATCTACTCCTTCTTCTAGTTGTTTAGATTCCCTGGGTTTTTCTCACCTCATTATTGGTCCCCTTGCACACacgatcagagaggtaagagtCTATGGCCATGCTTATGCCTAGCCTCACCTGTCCAGATCTAGTCTGACTCTAGAGTCCTAATGCAGTACAATAGGTTGAAAAAGGGTGCGCTGTGAAAATAGTGACTCACAAACTTCACAGTCAGAACTGGCAGTGGTGACATATTCCAAGGGGGAATCCTGGAACTTCACTGGAACATAGAGGGATTCACTctgaaagacacagacaaatgcTTTAATATTCCCAGCAAATTTGAAACAGTGTATTATAACTCTAtaattggacaagaggcataTTAGAGGTACAAGGTCATAAATTTAGAAATATTACAAAGACTACATTACTACTACAGAAATCCCACCTTTCATTTGTTACAAGGGGGACTTACCAAAGTGTTGCTATAACCATTCTCAGCAATAAATGGGGTAAGACATTCTTCAGCATCCgtgaactgtaaaaaaaatacaagatacacagagaaacatattTACTCATAGTTTCATAGCATACTCTAATAACACTAGTCTCCATATCCATTGTttgaaagaacaaaacaaaaacaaacatgcccTCTTCAGGCAACAATTTTCCATTACTGTATGAATGAGTTTCACACAttagctttattagcatgactaATCAGATCGAAGAGGGGAAAACGAGTTTCACTGAAAAGATTAAAATTTCTGAGAatatcagaaaacacaaaatagCAAGAGCTCAGCTGTGACATTCAAATCAAGATAATAATTACTTTTCTAAATGGTCCAGTTTTGTGAAAAATGACAAATGCTTTTGGAAATTTTAAAAGGGGTCCTGCTTGAGAGGTCAGTGAAGGTTTCCTTACTATTTTAAATCTTTTCACTATTGGCTGTAAATGCAAAAGAAAATCTACTAGACCAATCTATTCTCAAACTATCTCAAAACAATATGTCTAAATGAAAACTGAACTTGTGAGATATGATTAGGCCGCCCCGGGCCAAATTTCAAGGTCTAAAGAATGCTGAATTTAACACACAAGTAAAGTTTGGAGGTTGGGAACTACTCTATGTCAGTGGTAAAAGTATTTACAGTGAATTTTTAAAGCATCAGCACTCCTGTTACATGCCTTCAACATGTCAAACTGAATTCAGTTTTCACGTCACAGAATtacaatacatttatatatatgatACATCGGAGAATGGTTCCGAACTACAGTTGGGGTGCGTCACGGCTGCCTTCTATCTCCAACACTTTTCAGTGTCTTCCCGGGGAGAATTAGGACCAACATCCCTTTTGGGGACGCCATCGACAGGCTGGCAGGACAAGAACAAGAACTAAAGGACCTGGTGGAACACTTGGATATAAATATAGAATATAAATATAGAATGGAAATCAATCTTCCTCTACGCATGTGAAACATGGACGCTCACAGCCAAGCTAGAAAAGAAAGTTCAGGCCATGGAAATGCGATGCTTCAGAAAGGTATTGGGCATCAGCTACAGAGATCATATGACCAACAAGGCAGTCCGAAAGATTATAATACAGCACACAGTGCCGTATGAAGAACTCCTGGCAATAGTCAGAAGAAGGAAATTACAATGGTACGGCTACATCATAAGATCATCAGGGTTGGCAAAGACCTCCAGGGCACAGTGTAAAGAACAAGAAGAGGCAGACAAAAGATGAAATGGGTGGCTCAGAGAATGGACAGCGGCCGTTTTTGCCAGGTCCAGAAATGTCCAGAAAACCGTCAGAAATGGACAGAGCTGTCCAGACATGCGTCTGCTGTGGTCTCCCGACTGTCCAAAGGATTATGAGACTCGTAGTAGTTGTAGATGATATATTAGTTGCTTTTACAAAGATGCTACTCACAAGTGCTGGGTGCTGTCGGCGGAAGCCTCCATTACACTGCTGCTTCCAAGGTCTCCACACCAGGAAACCCAGGAGGTACAGGACAAACATGGACGTCTTTGCAAACGTGCTGAAAAAAGGCTTGTTGTAGTCCTCCTGTTTGAATATATACTACCAAACAAAACATGGCTGTTTCAGCTCCCTGAGCAAAATATACTGAAAATACAAAAGCATTTAAATTTTCTTTTGTGCAGTTTATAGTGTATGTTACAAATTGTCACTAACAAAGCAATTCAGTCAAGTCAGTGGCCAGGATGGACTATAATGGTCTCAAACACAATTCTAAACAAATAATGACAACAGAAATCCAGTATACAGATAGGACCTGAAGACTTACTGATGTCAGTTCAGAAGAGGCGACCCAGATCACATCCACCAGGAGAAGGATCACCACACCAAGCACCAAACGCCTCTTCTGGTTAACCACGCTACCCTGGGAGCCCATCTGGTTCACCATAATCCCCCAAATCATCTGAAGGCTGTTTAATCACAATGCGCATCAGCACACAGGTGCACAGGTAAAGGTAGGCAACATTTTTTAATGTGAAAGGGAGACTTAATATAACAACATATCCACAATGACAAGTGGGCCAATTACTAGCGCAATACTAAATACCGTTTCCTGTAGGTTTAGCCTCTGTTGACAGTATACAAGATACTGTACACTGGCGCTAGTCACCACATCTTCACTAGGATAGGCTAAGGAGTGCAAGCGAAAAGGTCAAAGTAGCTGGGACAAGAACTGTATAGTTAATACGGCAAGAATACGTTTTACTGTCCTAAATCATATCGGTAAAATGTATTCTTGCGATTTACTACTCATCACCAAAACTGACTGGAGCAAATTAGCTAAACAATTGTAGGTTAGTAAGTTAGCCTGCTCGTTGCTTTCCTTAGCTATTTCAGATAGTTTAAGCGTTGAAATGGGATGAAAAGACTACTCGAACGAACAGATCAAAATGGTATCTTTAGCAGCTTCACGGTAGAAAGGAAACGTAATCCGCTAATTTTCGTGTTTTTGTCAGATAAGTAGTTAGCTAAGTGAGGCTAGGTATGCTAAAAACAATCACATCAGTGAAGCTTTTCTCAAATACAGCTTGAAGCGACACTTAGCTAGATGCAATAATCGCCAGACTTACCAGACACTTCTCCTTCATGGGTGGGATGAGTTTTCCTCCATATATTCATACGTTATGATTATTTATTCAACGACTGATTGTTTCCAGTTGATAGAGATGCTATGTAAAAACTTCGATTTGGTGTTTGGattgtttttttctcatgtGACTTCACTTAACTAACAGGATTGTGGGTATTGTAGTGCTTCATCTGACTCCTGTTTTACACAGGCTTGGTGTGGAAACTACAGATCACATAATTCACAAGTCGTCACTTTGTCTCCAACCTTTAACCCCCGACCTCAACTGGTCAGCGGGTGCTGAATACAATACGAGTGCTCTGTGGAGTACTACCCATAGGAAAACAGAACAGGCAACGTGCTAGCACTTTAGTTTATGACAGGGGAGTAAGAGATGGAGGATGCAGTCATAAAAACGGGTCATCCCTACCGGCAGGCTGGTAAAGGCTAATGAAAGCGTTGGGACTGTAGTGATTGATAGTTTAGGTAGCGTTTAAAAAAGTCCGACACCAAGATCTCAATTTCAAAATTTGAACAAACAGTGCTTAGGTAATATAGCCTATACACAAGAATGCCTGGGGGAAAACGGGTCtaaataaatactatatatttatatatatatatgaatgtatatctatctattcaAGTGACTACGTTTATTGATTAAATAATAACATTTTTCCTTTGATATTTCCCAAAAGTGTTTACTTTCTCTAAACAGTTTGTCCAGTAGGACCTGTGTTGATCACCATCATCTTTAAAGTGGAGTAGCCTAACGTCAATCAACTTGATTCTGGATTACATGATTTACTGATCACTCTTCAACAAGGACCACATTTATGTGATATTCATTCAGAACtgaaattaaatatttaatataGTAAAAAAAAGCCCACAATCCAATAACTTAGCAATACAGAATGCATGAAACTAGTTAAAAAATAACTACAATTaacaataattgtggcacacatgttctggggaaaaatatttatttaatgtcaacagtttttttgtctttcaaagatttttgtgaatattttgagtgaaagaccaagaggataaacagcaaagacatattttttcatagcctgttttgctcatattcactaagggtgccaatagttgtggagggcactgtacattacatttacatttagtcatttagcagacgcttgtatccaaagcgacgtacaaaggagacaatatttattttacaaaacaACATGAAGCTGTTGTATTTGGCATGAATTTAGTGACAATAAGATTTACAACTACCCCATGGTTcgcaaacaaacagaatgtgaTTTATAAATGCTCCATTTGCAAATATGCACGCCatgctttacaaatacaaaacacacctctcaaataaacacaatatgCTTTGCTAATACAAGACACGTCTATCAAAAAATACGTGTTTTGCAAATAAAAAATTCTACTTTTTTCCTGCAAGTACACAGCAACCACTTAATTTGTGGATCAGGTGACTTTTGGCACTGTTTTCCCGCTCGTACGAAGTGCAGATGTAGACGCTTGTAGGAGCCGCAAATGCAAAGGCACCAAAACAGCAGGTGGTGCTGCAGGGGCCTTCCATTCACCtcatcaaaaaaatattttctttacAACTTTGTTTTCAGGTATGACTACAGATAGCTTGGATGTGTTGCACAAACCGGGGCATAGTAGTTAACATTATAGTGGCAATACAGCTAGcaatatatagttatatataggggtgggaatctcttggcacctcacgattcgattcgattccgattcagaggtcaacgattcgattctaaaccgattctcaattctaaaccgattatcgattatcaattctaaaccgataaaacgattatcgatgcatctcgatttttaaaacatttgagtttgctactcagagtctcaaatcacttcctactttgtgtttgataattaaagaaaatcaacagatctatttttttattagaaaaagtgtgtccttgtcacaattatgactttctatgaacaatgcaataatcgatgcagcttgcatttcaacacaaaatgaatgtgtaaaaaaaaaaaaaaaaaatattaattttttttattttattaaaaaatcgattatgaacttttctgaatcgagacagaatcgttctagagagaatcgagagaaatcgaaaaatcggaaaaatttcccccacccctagttATATAGTTACATGTTCCCAATTTGTAGCTATCTGTGCAATTTACCTTAACGTAATGTGGAAGACATCTACAATAACAGCTAATAATAAAGATGTGaagaaaatcaaaatcaaaaccTCTCTGTCAGTAAATTTGTGTCACATAGTTGTACAAGAAGATAAAAGGTTTACATCCACCTGATATAATCTCTCATTGTAACAGTGCAGAATATACAATGAAAGGATAGTTTGGATCcactgtaaaaagaaaaaaagaaaaagtgaaaacATATTTCATTATAGTCTCAGTCAGACTCAGTCAGCTCCTTCATAAGATCTTTCTCATGAATCAGTAAGGCTTGAAATAaagcttctgctgctgctttaGTGGTTGTGCTCTCCAAGATCTTCCTCATCTGCTCTTGGGGTGTTTTTTCTGCCCGCACATTGGAAGCCATTTCTGTATGGAAACTCTTCTGTTTCAGTTCATCCAGAATTGGTTGCACATTTTTCACGTTCTGTGTCAAAGCGCTGATATTGTCTTTAAAGAAGCCAAGCTTGTCTGAAAGagaaatatacatttataaaacacataCGTTGACTGCTGCCTTTAGAGATAGCTGCTTGTCATAAAAGGGCACAAATGTACATTAACTTGATGCACCCACATGCACCCATACTTAAGATCTTACAAGAGCAATCCGCGTACATACTTTGTATTGGCAACACTACTTTCTACTAGTAAAGCATTTTGAGCTGCACTGATTGTatgaaaactgaaaatgaaaaagataGTCAATATTGCAAACAGTGAAATTACATCTGCTGTAGCTATACGCTACCTACCTTGGCACCCGTCAACATTGACCTCCATTTTATAAGATTTCATGTTGCTATTGGCTGTCTCTGATGCCACAATAGTGCTGCCTTGATCTGCATAAACCTGATGGCCTGTTGCCACAGCaagtaaaaaaagtaaagtaaaatgaCTATACTTCATAGCATGTCCCTATACTTCATAGCATGTTATATATATGAAATTGTAGCACTTATTTCTATGTCATAAAGTAGGCTGAAGTTACCCTGTGGGGTAAATGCCATATTTTTCCCCAGATCACCAGATTTTGTCTGGAATTTCAGCTATTTCAACTCTAAAGGGTTACACTGTGGTCTGTTCAGCAGATAAAGCATGATATAAAACCTTGCCATGCTGTAATGGCTGTCTTCAGGCAATGGCAGCAAGGCAATAGCGACCAGCCCTTTTGTGCTTGGCAGAACAGGTGTGGTCCGCTTCTGTGGCATAAACTAGTGACTTTAAATGGCATGGCATTTCAAGattttgtgtgtatggtatgtaaAATAGCATTAAAAAATAAGATGCCTTACTAGCTGATGTTACCATATCTGCTGACTGGCATATGCCTATGCCCTATATGATTGAATTTTGTGGCATATCTGATGGCAAGTCAAACTGGCATATTCCTATCATTTATGTGACATGCCATGTTTACCTTCTAGTCATGATAGGCATGTGCCAGTCAAAATTGGCTTCAAATTTGAAAACTTCTACAGTACACGTCACAATATTGGCATAGCTGTCACGCCCAAATCACAGCATGCCCCAAAACTGGCATTTACCCTGTAGCCTACATTAAAATCTGTATTTAGGCCACATAATTACAAAGGGATGTCACCTATGGCCTGTTGTTATACTATCCATGTGCCACTCAAAATAGGGTAGGCTATCCCACAAAATTTGACAACATGTGACAATGGCATAAAATATAGGGGCACCATGCCAGTAAGATCTATATTACACTCTCTTTGTTACTTTGATAGGACCGCTGAGACTTTACTTTAGACTCTAGACTTCACCTGTTATCTGGATATCAGTGTCCAATGAGGCATGTCTTCTACTTCCACCTATGCAGATAATAAACAAAAGGTCAATGTAAGTTTAAGTCAACATTAATACTATAGTTAAATCTTTGTTATTTCCACTCATGTGCAGCATTGAAGAAAGCAACTAAGCGACTTCAAAACAACTAAGCTAGTTTAGCtcagaaatagaaaataaggCGATATTCTCTAACTGTAACTTTGCATTCAACCTCTTAGCACTGTCCATGTAAGTTGCAGCACAAAAAAATTATATGGTATAATAGTTCACCTGATAGAGAGGCTATCCATTTGGCAAGATCCGGATATGTTTCTTTTATTCTGCGGTTCCCCAACGCCAGAAGAAACTTTGTGCAAGTTTCCTCTCCCTTGTCATACACCTTGTCAAGAAGTTCACCATTGGCCTTATCCGGGTCTTTGATACTTTTCAATCCTGTATATTCAGCGTCAGTTATAATTTGTTCTGAATGAACATGTTGTAAGATCAGGCTAGGGTCAACCCGCATCCATTCCGTGAGATCGATTTTCATCTTTTTGATGAGCTGCTTCTTCTAGGAGAAAAGACAGGCACTCTTACATCTGGCAACAATTAAACTGTGTACCATGGATTCTGATTATTAAATGTCCAACTTACCGACAGAGCCATCGTCAGATCAGAGAGCACGAGCTTAGAAGAACCTTAAACCTAGAACctacaaataaaaaattctgGGGAGTTTAGACAGAACTTCCTCTTTTAGTTTCATTTtcaaagtaagtacattaagGCGGAGTTACTAACCGTACAGTTAGAGGGCTGAACATGCTAATGGTAGGCCTAAATTATATTATGTTTGACAAGACACGAGAAGTAAACGGCTacaacatggggggggggggggggggggctaattGGTTGCATCACGCATGGCTAAATTCCTTCCTTCAGACAGCTGTATGTACTGGTGCACGTTGACACATGTGCCATATGCAATAGCTTGTAGGAAAAAAACATATTCAAACACCCGATCTCTGACTAGGTAAGCTGCTTAAGGCATGGCGCTGGAAATTTAATGTGGCACAGACTGGCATGGATATGCATTGATAGCCATCCCCTGGACTGCTGTGTCCCCATGACACTGCCAAGTGAATGCAGTATCCTTAAGTTCTAAAGAACATGGCTCAACAGGCCACATGCATTTAAGATAATTTATTAATTTGCTCCTTGGAAGTTGCCCAGTATGATGCTGTTGTCCCAAAAGCCTATCACCATAGCTTCAACCTCTGAGGATGGCTTTGCCAGTGACAGTTATTCTTGTCAGTACATTTGGCCTGACAGGCAGCAGCTGTGCCTGTCAGGAAATGTGGACATTTTAATCGCCATAGGTTGGCTGACCTGTGTGGTCTAACATATAATAGTAATATAACAGCATATGAAATTACCCTAAAATTTATATAGGCTAATACATTTTCCTTTGAAGCCATTATCACCAATGACAGCTTAGATAGATCTTATCCATATAAAAGTTTTTCATATAATCAATACTCTGCCGCTTTATGCACGTGCTAATTATTACTGGATTGGTTAAATGTGTAATGTTACAACAAACAGTGCTCTGCTACCAACTTCCTATTACTTAACCCCCCCCAAACAGTGCTTCTAAACTGTAAAATTATCCTACATTCCATTCAAAATGCTAATGCATATCCAAGAATATAGCACTCGACCAGGATATGACAATAACCTTTCAACCCTGCTATAGTAAGCGTAGTAATCCACTGCCTGAGTTCCAAGCCCGTTTGCTCTGTTATCTTGGATCGTGGCAAGGAAATTAACACAAGACAAATAGTTTTTCGGCAAAATGGTATCTAGAATGTTATCACCTGGTACCGAGATACTTTTCAAGATGCTGGCCTCCCTATTTGTTATGATTCCCTTCGAATGCACATGTTGGAGAATCCAAGATGGATCAAGCCTAAGCTTTTCGATGAGTTTTATTTTGTGTCTTCGAATGGCATCCATTACACTTGAGAGAGCGCAGCCTAGTTTACGAGAACTTGTTTTGAGTTCAGCGCCACGGGCATTGTTGCTGCGAGAGTTCTGTAGACTCTGTAGATCATCATCAAATAACCTT
Protein-coding regions in this window:
- the LOC105905882 gene encoding solute carrier family 35 member F5, coding for MIWGIMVNQMGSQGSVVNQKRRLVLGVVILLLVDVIWVASSELTSYIFKQEDYNKPFFSTFAKTSMFVLYLLGFLVWRPWKQQCNGGFRRQHPALFTDAEECLTPFIAENGYSNTLSESLYVPVKFQDSPLEYVTTASSDCEVSQVPKKQRVRFSNIMEVRQLPPTQALEAKFSRMSYTACKDQESLLKTAGKLTVSEVAKISFFVCFVWFLANFSYQQALSETEVAIVNILSSTSGLFTLILAAIFPSSSSDRFTLSKLLAVVLSMGGVALVSVSSIDSGKGTIGSLWSLAGAALYAVYIVMIKRKVDREGKMDIPMFFGFLGLFNILFLWPGFLLLHYTGFEAFELPSNLVCTYILINGLIGTVLSEFLWLWGCFLTSSLIGTLALSLTIPLSIITDMCMQKVHFSWMFFVGSIPVFLSFFTATLLCHYNNWDPVTVGLRRMFAFICRKKRFQRLSEDSEQTESLIPLHSLSQAD